The Ochotona princeps isolate mOchPri1 chromosome 23, mOchPri1.hap1, whole genome shotgun sequence genome includes a window with the following:
- the DIMT1 gene encoding probable dimethyladenosine transferase — protein MPKVKAAAKRREERRELKSAGGLMFNKGIGQHILKNPLVVNSIIDKAALRPTDVVLEVGPGTGNMTVKLLEKAKKVIACELDPRLVAELHKRVQGTPMASKLQVMVGDVLKTDLPFFDACVANLPYQISSPFVFKLLLHRPFFRCAVLMFQREFALRLVAKPGDKLYCRLSINTQLLARVDHLMKVGKNNFRPPPKVESSVVRIEPKNPPPPINFQEWDGLVRITFVRKNKTLSAAFKSSAVQQLLEKNYRIHCSMHNIIIPEDFSIADKIQQILTSTGFSDKRARTMDIDDFIRLLHGFNEEGIHFS, from the exons ATGCCGAAGGTGAAGGCGGCGGCGAAGCGGCGGGAAGAGCGCCGGGAGCTGAAGAGCGCCGGAG GACTCATGTTCAACAAAGGCATCGGgcaacacattttgaaaaatccTCTCGTTGTTAACAGCATTATTGATAAG GCTGCCCTAAGGCCAACGGATGTGGTGCTGGAAGTCGGACCTGGAACTGGCAACATGACCGTAAAGTTGTTAGAAAAGGCCAAAAAG GTCATTGCTTGTGAACTTGACCCAAGGCTAGTAGCTGAACTTCATAAGAGAGTTCAGGGCAC GCCCATGGCCAGCAAGCTGCAGGTAATGGTGGGTGACGTGTTGAAAACAGACTTGCCATTCTTTGACGCGTGTGTGGCCAATCTGCCGTATCAG ATCTCTTCGCCCTTTGTCTTCAAGCTGCTGCTGCACCGGCCTTTTTTCAg GTGTGCTGTACTTATGTTTCAACGAGAATTTGCTCTCCGCCTGGTTGCCAAGCCTGGCGACAAGTTGTACTGCAGACTTTCCATCAACACACAGCTGTTAGCACGCGTGGACCACCTCATGAAA GTGGGAAAGAATAACTTCAGACCACCCCCCAAGGTGGAATCCAGTGTTGTAAGGATAGAACCGAAGAATCCACCACCACCCATTAATTTTCAG GAATGGGATGGCCTGGTAAGGATCACCTTTGTCAGGAAAAACAAGACCCTGTCTGCTGCTTTCAA ATCAAGTGCAGTGCAGCAGCTGTTGGAAAAAAACTACAGAATTCACTGTTCAATGCACAATATT ATTATACCAGAAGATTTCAGCATAGCAGATAAAATACAGCAAATCCTAACCAGCACAGGTTTCAGTGACAAAAGGGCCCGTACCATGGACATAGATGACTTCATCAG ACTGCTACACGGATTCAATGAAGAGGGTATCCACTTTTCCTAG